A region of Salvelinus namaycush isolate Seneca chromosome 9, SaNama_1.0, whole genome shotgun sequence DNA encodes the following proteins:
- the LOC120053688 gene encoding arrestin domain-containing protein 2-like isoform X2 gives MTFNTIKSFKLEFDGPGDAVYASSEILSGKVVLELNRDTKVDSMKVLGRGVATAHWLENRSGGMNAVYNDYTSKISYFRKRQHLIRDNGEHTLLSAGRHEFPFSFQLPEETLVTSFEGKHGSIRYWVKVKLHRPWATVRKIKKEFTVIEPIDINTPALLAPQAGTKDKMARVWYRNFGQVSITAKIDRKGYTPGEVIPVFAEFDNATSRSVVPKAYITQTQTFIARGTMKQKQAVVATLSGDVVGAQRRETWHGRAIKIPPVGPSILQCRIIKVEYMLRVCVDVPGTSKLCLELPLVMGTIPLHPFGSRTSSVSSQYSVNLEWLRMAIPEQPEPPPDYSSVVTDEEAERNITAPHPEEDLSGIMEHPLRAFVQEFRFRPPPVYCEIDPNPQPLNMRRRCMTC, from the exons ATGACTTTCAATACTATCAAAAGTTTTAAGCTGGAGTTCGACGGGCCGGGCGATGCTGTGTATGCCAGCAGCGAGATACTGTCCGGAAAGGTCGTTTTGGAGCTCAACAGGGATACGAAAGTGGATTCCATGAAGGTCCTTGGAAGAGGGGTTGCCACTGCCCACTGGCTTGAGAATCGCAGTGGAGGCATGAATGCCGTTTACAACGACTACACCTCCAAGATCAGTTACTTCAGGAAGAGGCAACATCTCATCCGAG ATAATGGCGAGCACACCCTCCTCTCTGCTGGAAGACATGAATTCCCATTTAGTTTCCAGTTGCCTGAAGA GACACTGGTGACATCCTTCGAAGGCAAGCATGGCAGCATCCGCTACTGGGTGAAAGTGAAGCTGCATAGGCCCTGGGCTACAGTGAGGAAGATTAAGAAGGAGTTCACAGTCATCGAGCCCATTGACATCAACACACCAGCCTTATTGGCTCCCCAAGCTGGCACTAAAGACAAGATGGCACGGGTGTGGTACCGCAATTTTGGACAGGTGTCAATAACCGCTAAGATCGATCGTAAAGGTTACACACCAG GTGAGGTGATTCCTGTATTTGCTGAGTTTGACAATGCCACCTCACGCTCTGTGGTGCCCAAGGCCTACATCACACAGACGCAGACGTTCATCGCCCGGGGCACCATGAAGCAGAAGCAAGCCGTGGTGGCCACGCTTAGTGGTGATGTGGTGGGCGCCCAGCGCAGGGAGACCTGGCATGGCCGCGCCATCAAGATCCCTCCTGTCGGGCCCTCCATCCTGCAGTGCCGCATCATCAAAGTGGAATACATGCTCAGG GTGTGTGTGGATGTTCCTGGGACCTCCAAGCTGTGCCTAGAGCTGCCCCTGGTCATGGGCACCATCCCCCTCCATCCCTTTGGTAGCCGCACCTCCAGCGTCAGCAGCCAGTACAGTGTTAACCTGGAATGGCTCCGCATGGCCATCCCCGAGCAGCCTGAGC CTCCTCCTGACTACAGCTCTGTGGTGACGGATGAGGAGGCTGAGCGGAACATTACAGCCCCCCATCCTGAGGAGGACCTCAGTGGGATTATGGAGCACCCTCTCAGGGCCTTTGTCCAGGAGTTCCGCTTCCGACCTCCTCCGGTGTACTGCGAG ATTGACCCAAATCCTCAGCCCCTCAACATGAGACGTCGCTGCATGACGTGTTGA
- the LOC120053688 gene encoding arrestin domain-containing protein 2-like isoform X1, whose product MIFDKLKKLYIVFDSPEIDSHPVFSSGDVVSGKVVLNLSGESKVQSLKLHAEGFAKVHWTESRSAGSSTAYTQNYSDEVEYLNRREVLLQADNGEHTLLSAGRHEFPFSFQLPEETLVTSFEGKHGSIRYWVKVKLHRPWATVRKIKKEFTVIEPIDINTPALLAPQAGTKDKMARVWYRNFGQVSITAKIDRKGYTPGEVIPVFAEFDNATSRSVVPKAYITQTQTFIARGTMKQKQAVVATLSGDVVGAQRRETWHGRAIKIPPVGPSILQCRIIKVEYMLRVCVDVPGTSKLCLELPLVMGTIPLHPFGSRTSSVSSQYSVNLEWLRMAIPEQPEPPPDYSSVVTDEEAERNITAPHPEEDLSGIMEHPLRAFVQEFRFRPPPVYCEIDPNPQPLNMRRRCMTC is encoded by the exons ATGATTTTCGACAAATTGAAAAAGTTGTACATCGTCTTCGACTCTCCAGAAATCGATTCCCATCCAGTCTTCAGCAGTGGGGACGTGGTGTCTGGAAAAGTTGTTTTGAACCTTTCAGGTGAAAGTAAAGTGCAGTCGTTGAAGTTGCACGCAGAAGGTTTTGCGAAAGTGCATTGGACCGAGTCTCGTTCGGCTGGGTCCAGTACTGCCTATACTCAAAACTACAGCGACGAAGTGGAATATCTCAACAGGAGAGAAGTTCTTCTGCAAGCAG ATAATGGCGAGCACACCCTCCTCTCTGCTGGAAGACATGAATTCCCATTTAGTTTCCAGTTGCCTGAAGA GACACTGGTGACATCCTTCGAAGGCAAGCATGGCAGCATCCGCTACTGGGTGAAAGTGAAGCTGCATAGGCCCTGGGCTACAGTGAGGAAGATTAAGAAGGAGTTCACAGTCATCGAGCCCATTGACATCAACACACCAGCCTTATTGGCTCCCCAAGCTGGCACTAAAGACAAGATGGCACGGGTGTGGTACCGCAATTTTGGACAGGTGTCAATAACCGCTAAGATCGATCGTAAAGGTTACACACCAG GTGAGGTGATTCCTGTATTTGCTGAGTTTGACAATGCCACCTCACGCTCTGTGGTGCCCAAGGCCTACATCACACAGACGCAGACGTTCATCGCCCGGGGCACCATGAAGCAGAAGCAAGCCGTGGTGGCCACGCTTAGTGGTGATGTGGTGGGCGCCCAGCGCAGGGAGACCTGGCATGGCCGCGCCATCAAGATCCCTCCTGTCGGGCCCTCCATCCTGCAGTGCCGCATCATCAAAGTGGAATACATGCTCAGG GTGTGTGTGGATGTTCCTGGGACCTCCAAGCTGTGCCTAGAGCTGCCCCTGGTCATGGGCACCATCCCCCTCCATCCCTTTGGTAGCCGCACCTCCAGCGTCAGCAGCCAGTACAGTGTTAACCTGGAATGGCTCCGCATGGCCATCCCCGAGCAGCCTGAGC CTCCTCCTGACTACAGCTCTGTGGTGACGGATGAGGAGGCTGAGCGGAACATTACAGCCCCCCATCCTGAGGAGGACCTCAGTGGGATTATGGAGCACCCTCTCAGGGCCTTTGTCCAGGAGTTCCGCTTCCGACCTCCTCCGGTGTACTGCGAG ATTGACCCAAATCCTCAGCCCCTCAACATGAGACGTCGCTGCATGACGTGTTGA